A genomic region of Pseudomonas migulae contains the following coding sequences:
- a CDS encoding acyl-CoA dehydrogenase: MGGKASFNWIDPLLLDQQLTEEERMIRDTAEQFARQKLAPRVLEAFRHEKTDPAIFREMGEVGLLGATIPEQYGGSGLNYVSYGLIAREVERVDSGYRSMMSVQSSLVMVPINEFGTEAQKQKYLPKLATGEWIGCFGLTEPDHGSDPGSMITRARKVEGGYSLTGSKMWITNSPIADVFVVWGKDDAGDIRGFVLEKGWKGLSAPAIHGKVGLRASITGEIVMDNVFVPEENIFPDVRGLKGPFTCLNSARYGIAWGALGAAEFCWHTARQYTLDRQQFGRPLAATQLIQKKLADMQTEITMALQGCLRLGRMKDEGTAAVEITSIMKRNSCGKSLDIARMARDMLGGNGISDEFGVARHLVNLEVVNTYEGTHDVHALILGRAQTGIQAFY, translated from the coding sequence ATGGGCGGTAAAGCTAGCTTCAATTGGATTGATCCCCTGCTGCTGGATCAACAGCTCACCGAAGAAGAACGCATGATCCGCGACACCGCCGAGCAATTCGCTCGGCAAAAGCTCGCTCCGCGTGTTCTTGAAGCATTCCGTCATGAGAAAACCGATCCGGCAATCTTCCGCGAGATGGGCGAAGTCGGCCTGCTCGGCGCAACCATTCCTGAGCAGTATGGCGGCAGCGGCCTGAACTACGTCAGCTACGGCTTGATCGCCCGTGAAGTCGAGCGCGTCGATTCGGGTTATCGCTCGATGATGAGCGTGCAGTCCTCGTTGGTGATGGTGCCGATCAATGAATTCGGTACTGAAGCCCAAAAGCAGAAGTACCTGCCAAAACTCGCAACGGGCGAATGGATCGGTTGCTTCGGTCTGACCGAGCCTGACCACGGTTCCGACCCGGGCTCGATGATTACTCGTGCGCGCAAAGTGGAAGGCGGCTACAGCCTGACCGGCAGCAAGATGTGGATCACCAACAGCCCGATCGCCGACGTGTTCGTGGTTTGGGGCAAGGACGACGCCGGCGACATTCGTGGCTTCGTTCTGGAAAAGGGCTGGAAAGGCCTGAGCGCTCCTGCAATCCACGGCAAGGTCGGCCTGCGTGCGTCCATCACCGGTGAGATCGTCATGGACAACGTGTTTGTCCCTGAAGAGAACATTTTCCCTGACGTTCGTGGTTTGAAAGGCCCTTTTACTTGCCTCAACTCTGCGCGTTACGGCATCGCTTGGGGCGCCTTGGGTGCTGCGGAGTTCTGCTGGCACACCGCTCGCCAATACACCCTGGATCGTCAGCAGTTCGGTCGCCCGTTGGCCGCTACTCAGCTGATCCAGAAGAAGCTGGCCGACATGCAGACCGAGATCACCATGGCGCTGCAAGGCTGCCTGCGTCTGGGTCGCATGAAAGATGAAGGCACGGCAGCGGTGGAGATCACTTCGATAATGAAGCGCAACTCCTGCGGCAAGTCCCTGGACATTGCCCGAATGGCGCGCGACATGCTGGGTGGCAATGGTATCTCTGATGAGTTCGGCGTTGCCCGTCACCTGGTCAACCTGGAAGTGGTGAATACCTATGAAGGTACGCATGACGTCCATGCGCTGATCCTCGGTCGTGCGCAGACCGGTATCCAGGCGTTCTATTAA
- a CDS encoding CaiB/BaiF CoA transferase family protein codes for MGALSHLRVLDLSRVLAGPWSGQILADLGAEVIKVERPGNGDDTRAWGPPFLKDAYGENTSEAAYYLSANRNKQSVTIDFTRPEGQKLVRELAAKSDILIENFKVGGLAAYGLDYQSLRAANPNLIYCSITGFGQTGPYAKRAGYDFMIQGLGGLMSLTGRPEGDEGAGPVKVGVALTDILTGLYSTVAILAALAHRDHDGGGQHIDMALLDVQVACLANQAMNYLTTGNAPKRLGNAHPNIVPYQDFPTADGDFILTVGNDGQFRKFAEVAGQPQWADDPRFATNKLRVANRALLIPLIRQATVFKTTAEWVAQLEQAGVPCGPINDLAQVFADPQVKARGLAIELPHVLAGMVPQVASPIRLSETPVEYRNAPPLLGEHTSEVLQRVLGLDAGAVAAFKEAGVL; via the coding sequence ATGGGCGCGCTTTCGCATCTACGGGTACTGGATTTATCGCGGGTGCTGGCCGGGCCTTGGTCCGGGCAGATACTGGCGGACCTTGGCGCCGAGGTGATCAAGGTCGAGCGTCCGGGTAATGGCGATGACACGCGCGCCTGGGGGCCTCCGTTTCTTAAAGACGCCTATGGCGAGAACACCAGCGAAGCCGCCTATTACTTGTCGGCCAATCGCAACAAGCAATCCGTGACCATCGACTTCACGCGTCCGGAGGGGCAGAAGCTGGTGCGCGAGCTGGCGGCCAAGTCCGACATCCTGATCGAGAACTTCAAGGTCGGTGGTCTGGCGGCTTATGGGCTGGACTATCAGTCGCTCAGGGCTGCCAATCCGAATCTGATTTACTGCTCGATCACGGGGTTTGGTCAGACCGGCCCGTATGCCAAGCGCGCGGGTTATGACTTCATGATTCAGGGCCTGGGGGGCCTGATGAGCCTTACAGGTCGGCCGGAAGGAGATGAGGGGGCGGGGCCGGTGAAAGTCGGCGTGGCGCTGACGGATATTTTGACCGGGCTCTACTCGACTGTGGCGATCCTTGCAGCGCTGGCTCATAGGGATCATGACGGCGGCGGTCAGCATATCGATATGGCTCTGCTGGATGTTCAGGTGGCGTGTCTGGCTAACCAGGCGATGAATTACCTGACGACGGGCAATGCACCGAAGCGTCTGGGCAATGCGCATCCGAACATCGTGCCTTATCAGGACTTTCCTACGGCAGATGGCGATTTCATCCTGACCGTGGGCAATGACGGCCAATTTCGCAAATTTGCGGAGGTGGCTGGGCAGCCTCAGTGGGCGGATGATCCGCGCTTTGCCACCAACAAGCTGCGAGTGGCGAATCGGGCATTGCTGATTCCATTGATCCGCCAGGCTACGGTGTTCAAGACCACTGCTGAGTGGGTGGCGCAGCTGGAGCAGGCGGGCGTGCCATGCGGCCCGATCAATGATCTGGCTCAAGTGTTTGCCGATCCTCAGGTGAAGGCGCGCGGGCTGGCAATCGAGCTGCCTCATGTTCTGGCCGGAATGGTGCCGCAGGTGGCGAGTCCGATTCGTCTGTCCGAGACTCCTGTGGAGTATCGCAATGCGCCTCCTTTGCTGGGTGAGCACACGTCCGAGGTATTGCAGCGGGTATTGGGTCTGGATGCTGGTGCGGTAGCTGCTTTTAAAGAGGCCGGAGTGCTCTGA